The following coding sequences are from one Paenibacillus stellifer window:
- the cydB gene encoding cytochrome d ubiquinol oxidase subunit II gives MLSLNELWFVLIAVLFVGFFFLEGFDFGVGMQSQLLPANEKQRRVMINSIGPFWDANEVWLITGAGAMFAAFPNWYATLFSGFYVPFVFALFGLILRGVAFEYRGKAQSAGWRKTWDLSILIGSFLPPFLLAIVFASFIKGLPIDGDMQMHASFFGDIVNVYTVLAGLTVILLCNVHGLLFTALRTFGELQDRARKRAQVLLLPTGALLLAFVIMTYFETDIFEVRGILLWAIVLLGIVAFVLSGYFCKKKRDGWAFGMTGAVLGLSVISVFVGLFPRVMVSSLGEAFNLTITNSASGHYSLKVMTIVALTLLPFVLGYQIWSYFIFHKRLSDKETLEY, from the coding sequence ATGCTCTCACTTAATGAACTATGGTTTGTGCTGATCGCGGTACTCTTCGTCGGATTTTTCTTCCTAGAAGGCTTCGACTTCGGAGTCGGCATGCAGTCTCAGCTGCTGCCGGCCAATGAGAAGCAGCGGCGGGTCATGATCAACTCGATCGGCCCTTTCTGGGATGCCAACGAAGTATGGCTGATCACCGGGGCGGGCGCAATGTTCGCGGCGTTCCCCAACTGGTACGCGACGCTGTTCAGCGGCTTCTACGTGCCGTTCGTATTTGCTCTGTTCGGCCTGATTCTGCGCGGCGTCGCCTTCGAATACAGAGGCAAGGCACAGTCGGCGGGCTGGAGAAAAACCTGGGACCTGTCCATTCTGATCGGCAGCTTCCTGCCGCCTTTCCTGCTGGCCATCGTGTTCGCGAGCTTCATCAAAGGGCTGCCGATTGACGGCGATATGCAGATGCATGCCTCCTTCTTCGGCGATATCGTCAATGTCTACACGGTTCTTGCCGGCTTGACCGTTATTCTGCTCTGCAATGTGCACGGCCTGCTCTTTACGGCGCTGCGCACCTTCGGCGAGCTGCAGGACCGGGCGCGCAAGCGGGCGCAGGTGCTGCTGCTGCCGACAGGCGCACTGCTGCTGGCATTCGTCATCATGACGTACTTCGAGACCGATATTTTTGAAGTTCGCGGAATCCTGCTGTGGGCGATTGTCTTGCTTGGCATTGTGGCGTTCGTGCTGTCCGGTTACTTCTGCAAGAAGAAGCGCGACGGCTGGGCCTTCGGCATGACGGGCGCGGTGCTTGGCCTCTCGGTAATCTCCGTCTTCGTGGGCCTGTTCCCGCGGGTTATGGTGAGCTCGCTCGGCGAGGCGTTCAACCTGACAATCACAAATTCGGCTTCCGGCCATTACTCGCTCAAGGTCATGACGATTGTGGCGCTCACGCTGCTTCCGTTCGTGCTGGGCTATCAGATCTGGAGCTACTTCATCTTCCACAAACGGCTTAGCGACAAGGAGACTCTGGAATATTAA
- a CDS encoding ABC transporter ATP-binding protein/permease, with the protein MDKNLLGYKGVKPVFLAVGFLTLVQSLSILLLAKSLAEVISALFAGDPLKEQWGTALLFLLAFLVRHACGQLMSGLAYRFAEKTSGDMRRRMMEKLFRLGPRMAGDQGTGTLVTLALEGVTKFRTYLELIIPRMVGMGVTPWVLLLYVFLQDKTSGIILTLTMPIIVVFMILIGTTAQKHMDRQLASYRTLSNHFVDSLRGLETLKFLGRSKSHKRSIAEVSDRYRSATMKTLRVAFLSSFALDFFTMLSVASVAVSLGLRLVNGDMTLVTGLTILILAPEYFLPVRLVGADFHATLDGKEAGEKMKSIIDKVEEQVTLIGEKTAPVQAGTAGAATASGQTVTAGQALLAEQAVPAEHATPAEHAALTEHAAPAEHEQAKQGDRTEFSGAIEESEPSIGDGKSRDGQTIAPSVSDTPFAPPKAEVFTWNNGSTLSLRGIGLCHEADGPASLTDVHLQFAGTGKIGIIGESGAGKSTLIDILAGFLHPGGGAIAINGQEVSGLTDDAWRRQTSYIPQRPYIFSGTLADNVRFYHPEASMEAVEGAVAAAGLAPLAASLPGGLNEPIGGGGRRLSGGQEQRVALSRALLSDRPIMLLDEPTAHLDIETEYELKGTMLPLFEGKLVFLATHRLHWMADMDQIIVMKQGRVAEVGTHRELLERRGAYYELAMAQLEAIG; encoded by the coding sequence ATGGATAAAAATTTGCTTGGGTATAAAGGAGTCAAGCCAGTCTTTCTGGCGGTAGGCTTCCTGACCCTGGTGCAAAGCTTATCCATCCTTCTGCTGGCGAAGTCGCTCGCGGAAGTCATCTCCGCGCTGTTCGCGGGCGATCCGCTGAAGGAACAATGGGGCACTGCGCTGTTGTTCCTTCTTGCGTTTCTGGTCCGCCATGCGTGCGGACAGCTCATGAGCGGGCTGGCCTACCGGTTCGCGGAGAAGACTAGCGGCGACATGCGCCGGAGGATGATGGAGAAGCTGTTCCGGCTCGGACCGCGTATGGCCGGAGATCAGGGAACGGGAACGCTGGTTACGCTGGCGCTTGAAGGCGTAACCAAGTTCCGCACCTATCTGGAGCTGATCATTCCCCGGATGGTTGGAATGGGAGTGACGCCATGGGTGCTGCTGCTGTATGTGTTCCTGCAGGACAAGACAAGCGGGATCATTCTGACCTTGACGATGCCGATCATCGTGGTCTTCATGATTCTGATCGGCACGACCGCACAGAAGCATATGGACCGCCAGCTGGCGTCGTACCGGACGCTGTCGAATCACTTCGTCGATTCGCTGCGCGGCCTGGAGACGCTGAAATTCCTCGGACGGAGCAAGAGCCACAAGCGCTCCATCGCCGAGGTCAGCGACCGCTACCGGTCGGCGACGATGAAGACGCTGCGGGTGGCGTTCCTGTCTTCGTTCGCGCTCGACTTCTTCACGATGCTGTCGGTCGCTTCCGTCGCCGTCAGCCTCGGTCTTCGCCTGGTGAATGGCGATATGACGCTTGTGACCGGACTTACGATTCTGATTCTCGCCCCGGAGTACTTTTTGCCCGTGCGGCTCGTAGGCGCGGACTTCCACGCCACGCTGGACGGCAAGGAGGCGGGAGAGAAGATGAAGAGTATTATTGATAAAGTTGAGGAACAGGTTACGTTGATCGGGGAGAAGACCGCCCCGGTTCAGGCAGGGACAGCCGGGGCAGCGACTGCTTCTGGACAGACAGTAACGGCCGGACAAGCGCTGCTGGCTGAACAAGCGGTGCCGGCTGAACATGCAACGCCAGCCGAACATGCAGCGCTGACTGAACATGCAGCTCCGGCTGAACATGAACAAGCGAAGCAAGGCGATCGGACGGAATTCTCCGGAGCGATAGAGGAGAGTGAACCGTCCATAGGAGACGGAAAGAGCCGAGACGGTCAGACAATTGCCCCGTCCGTCTCGGACACTCCGTTTGCTCCGCCCAAGGCTGAGGTTTTCACGTGGAACAATGGCAGCACCCTGTCGCTTCGCGGTATCGGGCTGTGCCATGAGGCGGACGGCCCGGCTTCGCTGACCGATGTCCATCTGCAGTTTGCCGGAACCGGCAAAATTGGCATCATCGGCGAGAGCGGCGCTGGTAAATCGACGCTGATCGATATTCTGGCCGGCTTCCTGCATCCAGGGGGAGGTGCGATTGCGATCAACGGCCAGGAGGTTAGCGGATTGACAGATGACGCCTGGCGTCGCCAGACCTCGTACATTCCGCAGCGGCCGTATATTTTCAGCGGTACGCTTGCCGATAATGTCCGGTTCTACCATCCGGAGGCTTCGATGGAAGCTGTCGAAGGGGCCGTTGCGGCGGCGGGCCTGGCGCCTCTTGCCGCCAGCTTGCCTGGCGGCCTTAACGAACCCATCGGCGGCGGCGGACGCAGACTCAGCGGCGGGCAGGAGCAGCGTGTGGCGCTCTCCCGGGCGCTGCTCAGCGACCGGCCGATCATGCTGCTCGATGAACCGACGGCCCACCTCGATATCGAAACCGAGTATGAGCTGAAAGGGACGATGCTGCCGCTGTTCGAAGGCAAGCTGGTCTTCCTGGCTACACACCGCCTGCACTGGATGGCGGATATGGACCAAATCATTGTCATGAAGCAGGGACGGGTCGCCGAGGTCGGCACCCACCGCGAGCTCCTGGAACGCAGGGGAGCCTATTATGAGCTGGCGATGGCGCAATTGGAGGCGATCGGATGA